The Methanobacterium sp. BAmetb5 genome includes a region encoding these proteins:
- a CDS encoding aldo/keto reductase, producing the protein MQYRKIEKNGEEISALGYGAMRLPTKNGRIDKEEAKKQIYYAIDQGVNIIDTAFPYHGGASESFIGEILTDGYREKVKIMTKMPSWSVKKYEDMERYLEIQLEKLQTDCIDYYLVHTLTKKSFQKLKELGVFQFLEDAQDKGQIKNIGFSSHGNLEIFKEIVDSYQWDVCLIQYNYMDEKNQAGTEGLEYAYSKGISVFIMEPLKGGLLAGQVPDKALEIWEESETERSPADWALRWVLNHPEVTCVFSGMNHEDQIKENLKVAGEVSPNSLTEEELRRYDRVKEVYRNLMKIDCTGCGYCMPCPRGVDIPRCFNYYNHQYMFDESQSFIYLGQLGGVLSGQEAYAGLCTECGKCVRACPQKLEIPELLGTVSQELEGRGFKYKIKIGKSIILPLFDGFISFSSRFSRTDKTRKSS; encoded by the coding sequence ATGCAGTACCGGAAAATTGAAAAAAACGGCGAGGAAATATCAGCACTGGGATACGGTGCCATGAGATTACCCACTAAAAATGGTAGAATTGACAAAGAAGAGGCTAAAAAACAGATATATTACGCAATAGACCAGGGAGTGAATATTATTGATACCGCATTCCCTTACCATGGCGGGGCCAGTGAATCATTTATAGGAGAGATTCTCACTGATGGATACCGGGAAAAAGTTAAAATAATGACAAAAATGCCTTCCTGGTCTGTTAAAAAATACGAAGACATGGAAAGATATCTGGAAATACAGCTTGAAAAGCTACAAACAGATTGTATAGACTATTACTTGGTCCACACCCTTACCAAGAAGAGCTTCCAGAAACTGAAAGAACTGGGAGTCTTCCAATTTTTAGAAGATGCCCAGGATAAGGGCCAGATAAAAAACATCGGTTTTTCCTCCCATGGTAACTTAGAAATTTTCAAAGAAATTGTAGATTCCTACCAGTGGGATGTCTGCCTAATTCAATACAACTACATGGATGAAAAGAACCAGGCCGGAACTGAAGGACTTGAATACGCTTACTCAAAAGGAATAAGCGTTTTCATTATGGAACCTTTAAAAGGGGGACTTTTAGCAGGCCAGGTCCCAGATAAGGCACTTGAAATATGGGAAGAGTCTGAAACTGAAAGAAGCCCTGCAGACTGGGCACTGCGATGGGTATTAAACCACCCTGAAGTTACCTGTGTGTTTTCTGGAATGAACCACGAAGACCAGATCAAGGAAAACCTGAAAGTTGCCGGGGAAGTTTCACCTAACTCCCTGACTGAAGAGGAGTTAAGGCGTTACGATCGGGTTAAAGAGGTCTACCGGAACCTCATGAAGATTGATTGCACTGGATGTGGTTACTGTATGCCCTGTCCCCGGGGAGTGGACATACCTCGCTGTTTTAACTATTACAACCACCAGTACATGTTCGATGAAAGCCAATCCTTCATTTATCTTGGACAGTTAGGAGGAGTTCTATCCGGCCAGGAAGCCTATGCTGGACTCTGCACCGAATGCGGGAAATGTGTAAGGGCTTGTCCTCAAAAACTGGAAATACCAGAATTATTAGGTACTGTTTCCCAGGAACTGGAAGGAAGAGGTTTTAAATATAAAATAAAAATTGGTAAAAGCATTATCCTGCCTCTTTTTGATGGATTTATTTCATTTAGCTCCAGATTTTCCAGAACGGATAAGACCAGAAAATCAAGCTAA
- a CDS encoding carboxymuconolactone decarboxylase family protein, with product MALAISIVTKCEPCMEWHVQQAHLAGATDEEVYETIDVAIEMGGGPAAAYSRFVLNALDFHKE from the coding sequence ATGGCTCTGGCCATATCTATTGTAACCAAATGCGAACCGTGTATGGAGTGGCATGTCCAACAGGCTCACCTGGCCGGGGCTACAGACGAAGAAGTATACGAAACCATTGACGTGGCCATTGAAATGGGAGGGGGTCCTGCGGCAGCTTACTCCAGATTTGTTTTAAATGCCCTTGATTTTCACAAGGAATAA
- a CDS encoding GNAT family N-acetyltransferase, whose translation MNEIIFKDGIEEMDFEKVTEMLSDADWSPGIKMDEVKKGAYNSSLVVGAFLDKSQIGYARVVSDKTRFAYILDVYIHQNYRRKGIGQQILRYILAHEELKDVYQWMLITDDAHGLYGKFGFKPVSRPLDLMEIRKERPERK comes from the coding sequence ATGAATGAAATCATTTTTAAAGATGGAATTGAGGAAATGGATTTTGAAAAAGTAACTGAAATGCTGAGCGATGCTGATTGGAGTCCTGGTATTAAAATGGATGAGGTAAAAAAAGGAGCGTATAATTCTTCTCTGGTTGTGGGTGCCTTTCTGGATAAATCTCAAATTGGTTACGCCCGGGTTGTTTCTGATAAAACAAGATTTGCCTACATTCTGGATGTTTACATTCATCAAAACTATCGCCGAAAAGGTATTGGACAACAAATTTTAAGATACATCCTCGCCCATGAAGAGCTGAAAGATGTTTATCAATGGATGCTAATTACCGACGATGCCCATGGTCTTTATGGTAAATTTGGTTTTAAACCTGTTTCCCGCCCATTAGACTTGATGGAAATTAGAAAAGAAAGACCAGAACGAAAATAA